One region of Diabrotica undecimpunctata isolate CICGRU chromosome 6, icDiaUnde3, whole genome shotgun sequence genomic DNA includes:
- the LOC140443184 gene encoding uncharacterized protein has translation MVFHNKCCILQCTNSSSIRHAFPNPDKEIIRFRKWLSVIKNPNLDMMNSWTVFKTKRICHRHFEDKFVSSWSHKLYKNAIPSLHLYDSCSNLHPRSISMLSVEANVTEIESPSTSRDAQSTHMFQSFEIPH, from the exons atggTTTTTCACAATAAATGTTGTATCCTACAATGTACCAATTCGTCGTCAATTAGACATGCCTTTCCAAATCCTGATAAAGAGATTATACGATTTAGGAAGTGGCTTAGTGTAATAAAAAATCCTAATTTAGATATGATGAATTCCTggacagtttttaaaacaaaacgaatcTGCCACAGACACTTTGAAGATAAGTTTGTTTCTTCATGGAGCCATAAATTGTATAAAAATGCAATTCCTAGCTTACATTTGTATG ATTCTTGTTCTAATTTACATCCCAGAAGTATTTCAATGTTGAGTGTGGAAGCAAATGTAACCGAAA ttgaGAGTCCTTCAACAAGTAGAGATGCACAATCTACACACATGtttcaatcatttgagataccCCATTGA